The Cervus canadensis isolate Bull #8, Minnesota chromosome 29, ASM1932006v1, whole genome shotgun sequence genome includes a window with the following:
- the SF3B2 gene encoding splicing factor 3B subunit 2 isoform X1 — protein MAAEHPEPPKGELQLPPPPPPGHYGAWAAQELQAKLAEIGAPIQAGSREELVERLQTYTRQTGIVLNRPVLRGEDGDKAAPPPMSAQLSGIPMPPPPMGLPPLQPPPPPPPPPPGLGLGFPMAVGPRPPNLGPPPPLRVGEPVALSEEERLKLAQQQAALLMQQEERAKQQGDHSLKEHELLEQQKRAAVLLEQERQQEIAKMGTPVPRPPQDMGQIGVRTPLGPRVAAPVGPTPTVLPMGAPVPRPRGPPPPPGDENREMDDPSVGPKIPQALEKILQLKESRQEEMNSQQEEEEMETDTRSSLGHSASETEEDTMSVSKKEKNRKRRNRKKKKKPQRVRAASSESSGDRDKESGRSRGSESPAADVEIEYVTEEPEIYEPNFIFFKRIFEAFKLTDDVKKEKEKEPEKLDKMENSAVPKKKGFEEEHKDSDDDSSDDEQEKKPEAPKLSKKKLRRMNRFTVAELKQLVARPDVVEMHDVTAQDPKLLVHLKATRNSVPVPRHWCFKRKYLQGKRGIEKPPFELPDFIKRTGIQEMREALQEKEEQKTMKSKMREKVRPKMGKIDIDYQKLHDAFFKWQTKPKLTIHGDLYYEGKEFETRLKEKKPGDLSDELRISLGMPVGPNAHKVPPPWLIAMQRYGPPPSYPNLKIPGLNSPIPESCSFGYHAGGWGKPPVDETGKPLYGDVFGTNAAEFQTKTEEEEIDRTPWGELEPSDEESSEEEEEEESDEDKPDETGFITPADSGLITPGGFSSVPAGMETPELIELRKKKIEEAMDGSETPQLFTVLPEKRTATVGGAMMGSTHIYDMSTVMSRKGPAPELQGVEVALAPEELELDPMAMTQKYEEHVREQQAQVEKEDFSDMVAEHAAKQKQKKRKAQPQDSRGGSKKYKEFKF, from the exons ATGGCGGCCGAGCATCCCGAGCCTCCTAAGGGAGAGTTGCagctgccgccgccgccaccacctGGGCACTATGGTGCCTGGGCTGCCCAGGAGCTTCAGGCCAAATTAGCAGAGATCGGAGCTCCCATCCAGG CAGGGAGTCGCGAGGAGCTCGTGGAGCGATTGCAGACTTACACTCGCCAA ACTGGCATCGTCCTGAATCGTCCCGTTCTGAGAGGTGAAGATGGGGACAAAGCTGCTCCTCCTCCTATGTCAGCACAG ctcTCGGGGATTCCCATGCCGCCCCCACCCATGGGTCTCCCTCCTCTACaaccccctccaccacccccaccacccccacctggACTTGGCCTTGGCTTTCCTATGGCAGTTGGACCCCGCCCACCAAACTTGGGGCCACCTCCTCCTCTCCGGGTGGGCGAGCCCGTGGCACTGTCTGAGGAAGAGCGGCTGAAGCTGGCGCAGCAACAGGCAGCATTGCTGATGCAGCAGGAGGAGCGTGCCAAGCAG caggGGGACCATTCACTGAAGGAACATGAACTTTTGGAGCAGCAGAAGCGG GCAGCTGTGTTACTGGAGCAGGAACGACAGCAGGAGATTGCCAAGATGGGCACCCCCGTCCCTCGGCCCCCACAAGACATGGGCCAGATTGGTGTTCGCACTCCTCTGGGTCCTCGAG TGGCTGCTCCAGTGGGCCCCACTCCCACTGTTCTGCCCATGGGGGCCCCCGTTCCTCGGCCCCGTGgtcccccaccaccccctggaGATGAGAACAGAGAG ATGGATGACCCCTCTGTGGGCCCTAAGATCCCCCAggctttggaaaagatcctgcaGCTGAAGGAGAGCCGCCAGGAAGAGATGAACTCTCAGCAGG aggaagaggaaatggaaacagacACCCGGTCGTCCCTGGGCCACTCAGCATCAGAGACTGAGGAGGACACGATGTCTGTATCCAAGAAGGAG AAAAATCGGAAGCGTCGGAAccgaaagaagaagaaaaagcccCAGCGTGTGCGTGCGGCGTCCTCTGAGAGCTCTGGGGACCGAGATAAAGAGTCAGGCCGCTCTCGGGGCTCGGAATCCCCAGCAGCCGACGTGGAAATTGAGTATGTGACTGAAGAGCCTGAGATTTACGAGcccaacttcatcttcttcaagaGGATTTTTGAGGCTTTCAAG CTCACCGATGAcgtgaagaaggagaaagaaaaggagccaGAGAAACTTGACAAAATGGAGAACTCTGCGGTGCCCAAGAAGAAGGGCTTTGAGGAGGAGCACAAGGATAGCGATGATGACAGCAGCGACGACGAACAG GAAAAGAAGCCGGAAGCCCCCAAACTGTCCAAGAAGAAGCTGCGCCGAATGAACCGCTTCACCGTGGCTGAGCTCAAGCAG CTCGTGGCTCGGCCGGATGTCGTCGAGATGCACGATGTGACCGCGCAGGACCCCAAGCTCTTGGTTCACCTCAAGGCCACGCGGAATTCTGTGCCTGTGCCACGCCACTGGTGTTTCAAGCGCAAGTACCTACAGGGCAAACGAGGCATTGAGAAGCCCCCCTTTGAGCTGCCCGACTTCATCAAACGCACAGGCATCCAGGAGATGCGGGAGGCCCtgcaggagaag GAAGAACAGAAAACCATGAAGTCAAAAATGCGAGAGAAGGTCCGGCCCAAGATGGGGAAAATCGACATTGACTACCAGAAACTGCATGACGCCTTCTTCAAGTGGCAGACCAAGCCAAAGCTGACCATCCATGGGGACCTGTACTATGAG GGGAAGGAGTTTGAGACACGGCTGAAGGAGAAGAAGCCAGGAGATCTGTCTGATGAGCTGAGGATTTCCTTGGGGATGCCAGTAGGACCA AATGCCCACAAGGTCCCTCCCCCGTGGCTGATTGCCATGCAGCGATATGGACCACCCCCGTCATACCCCAACCTGAAGATCCCTGGGCTGAACTCGCCTATCCCCGAG AGCTGTTCCTTTGGGTACCATGCTGGTGGCTGGGGCAAACCCCCAGTAGATGAGACCGGGAAACCCCTCTATGGGGATGTGTTTGGAACCAATGCTGCTGAATTCCAG ACCAAGACTGAGGAAGAAGAGATTGATCGGACCCCTTGGGGGGAGCTAGAGCCGTCTGATGAAGAGTCttcagaagaagaggaagaggaggaaagtgaTGAAGATAAGCCAGATGAGACTGGCTTCATTACCCCTGCAGACAG TGGCCTCATCACTCCTGGAGGGTTCTCGTCAGTGCCAGCTGGAATGGAGACCCCCGAACTCATTGAATTGAGGAAGAAGAAGATTGAGGAGGCGATGGACGG AAGTGAGACGCCTCAGCTGTTCACTGTGTTGCCAGAGAAGAGAACAGCCACTGTAGGGGGCGCCATGATGGGCTCAACCCACATCTATGACATGTCCACG GTTATGAGTCGGAAGGGCCCGGCCCCTGAGCTGCAGGGTGTGGAAGTGGCCCTGGCACCCGAAGAGTTGGAGCTGGATCCCATGGCCATGACCCAGAAGTATGAGGAGCACGTGCGGGAGCAGCAGGCACAAGTGGAGAAAGAAGACTTCAGTGACATGGTGGCCGAGCATGCTGCCAAGCAGAAG CAAAAGAAACGGAAAGCTCAGCCCCAGGACAGCCGTGGCGGCAGCAAGAAATATAAGGAGTTCAAATTTTAG
- the SF3B2 gene encoding splicing factor 3B subunit 2 isoform X2, translated as MAAEHPEPPKGELQLPPPPPPGHYGAWAAQELQAKLAEIGAPIQGSREELVERLQTYTRQTGIVLNRPVLRGEDGDKAAPPPMSAQLSGIPMPPPPMGLPPLQPPPPPPPPPPGLGLGFPMAVGPRPPNLGPPPPLRVGEPVALSEEERLKLAQQQAALLMQQEERAKQQGDHSLKEHELLEQQKRAAVLLEQERQQEIAKMGTPVPRPPQDMGQIGVRTPLGPRVAAPVGPTPTVLPMGAPVPRPRGPPPPPGDENREMDDPSVGPKIPQALEKILQLKESRQEEMNSQQEEEEMETDTRSSLGHSASETEEDTMSVSKKEKNRKRRNRKKKKKPQRVRAASSESSGDRDKESGRSRGSESPAADVEIEYVTEEPEIYEPNFIFFKRIFEAFKLTDDVKKEKEKEPEKLDKMENSAVPKKKGFEEEHKDSDDDSSDDEQEKKPEAPKLSKKKLRRMNRFTVAELKQLVARPDVVEMHDVTAQDPKLLVHLKATRNSVPVPRHWCFKRKYLQGKRGIEKPPFELPDFIKRTGIQEMREALQEKEEQKTMKSKMREKVRPKMGKIDIDYQKLHDAFFKWQTKPKLTIHGDLYYEGKEFETRLKEKKPGDLSDELRISLGMPVGPNAHKVPPPWLIAMQRYGPPPSYPNLKIPGLNSPIPESCSFGYHAGGWGKPPVDETGKPLYGDVFGTNAAEFQTKTEEEEIDRTPWGELEPSDEESSEEEEEEESDEDKPDETGFITPADSGLITPGGFSSVPAGMETPELIELRKKKIEEAMDGSETPQLFTVLPEKRTATVGGAMMGSTHIYDMSTVMSRKGPAPELQGVEVALAPEELELDPMAMTQKYEEHVREQQAQVEKEDFSDMVAEHAAKQKQKKRKAQPQDSRGGSKKYKEFKF; from the exons ATGGCGGCCGAGCATCCCGAGCCTCCTAAGGGAGAGTTGCagctgccgccgccgccaccacctGGGCACTATGGTGCCTGGGCTGCCCAGGAGCTTCAGGCCAAATTAGCAGAGATCGGAGCTCCCATCCAGG GGAGTCGCGAGGAGCTCGTGGAGCGATTGCAGACTTACACTCGCCAA ACTGGCATCGTCCTGAATCGTCCCGTTCTGAGAGGTGAAGATGGGGACAAAGCTGCTCCTCCTCCTATGTCAGCACAG ctcTCGGGGATTCCCATGCCGCCCCCACCCATGGGTCTCCCTCCTCTACaaccccctccaccacccccaccacccccacctggACTTGGCCTTGGCTTTCCTATGGCAGTTGGACCCCGCCCACCAAACTTGGGGCCACCTCCTCCTCTCCGGGTGGGCGAGCCCGTGGCACTGTCTGAGGAAGAGCGGCTGAAGCTGGCGCAGCAACAGGCAGCATTGCTGATGCAGCAGGAGGAGCGTGCCAAGCAG caggGGGACCATTCACTGAAGGAACATGAACTTTTGGAGCAGCAGAAGCGG GCAGCTGTGTTACTGGAGCAGGAACGACAGCAGGAGATTGCCAAGATGGGCACCCCCGTCCCTCGGCCCCCACAAGACATGGGCCAGATTGGTGTTCGCACTCCTCTGGGTCCTCGAG TGGCTGCTCCAGTGGGCCCCACTCCCACTGTTCTGCCCATGGGGGCCCCCGTTCCTCGGCCCCGTGgtcccccaccaccccctggaGATGAGAACAGAGAG ATGGATGACCCCTCTGTGGGCCCTAAGATCCCCCAggctttggaaaagatcctgcaGCTGAAGGAGAGCCGCCAGGAAGAGATGAACTCTCAGCAGG aggaagaggaaatggaaacagacACCCGGTCGTCCCTGGGCCACTCAGCATCAGAGACTGAGGAGGACACGATGTCTGTATCCAAGAAGGAG AAAAATCGGAAGCGTCGGAAccgaaagaagaagaaaaagcccCAGCGTGTGCGTGCGGCGTCCTCTGAGAGCTCTGGGGACCGAGATAAAGAGTCAGGCCGCTCTCGGGGCTCGGAATCCCCAGCAGCCGACGTGGAAATTGAGTATGTGACTGAAGAGCCTGAGATTTACGAGcccaacttcatcttcttcaagaGGATTTTTGAGGCTTTCAAG CTCACCGATGAcgtgaagaaggagaaagaaaaggagccaGAGAAACTTGACAAAATGGAGAACTCTGCGGTGCCCAAGAAGAAGGGCTTTGAGGAGGAGCACAAGGATAGCGATGATGACAGCAGCGACGACGAACAG GAAAAGAAGCCGGAAGCCCCCAAACTGTCCAAGAAGAAGCTGCGCCGAATGAACCGCTTCACCGTGGCTGAGCTCAAGCAG CTCGTGGCTCGGCCGGATGTCGTCGAGATGCACGATGTGACCGCGCAGGACCCCAAGCTCTTGGTTCACCTCAAGGCCACGCGGAATTCTGTGCCTGTGCCACGCCACTGGTGTTTCAAGCGCAAGTACCTACAGGGCAAACGAGGCATTGAGAAGCCCCCCTTTGAGCTGCCCGACTTCATCAAACGCACAGGCATCCAGGAGATGCGGGAGGCCCtgcaggagaag GAAGAACAGAAAACCATGAAGTCAAAAATGCGAGAGAAGGTCCGGCCCAAGATGGGGAAAATCGACATTGACTACCAGAAACTGCATGACGCCTTCTTCAAGTGGCAGACCAAGCCAAAGCTGACCATCCATGGGGACCTGTACTATGAG GGGAAGGAGTTTGAGACACGGCTGAAGGAGAAGAAGCCAGGAGATCTGTCTGATGAGCTGAGGATTTCCTTGGGGATGCCAGTAGGACCA AATGCCCACAAGGTCCCTCCCCCGTGGCTGATTGCCATGCAGCGATATGGACCACCCCCGTCATACCCCAACCTGAAGATCCCTGGGCTGAACTCGCCTATCCCCGAG AGCTGTTCCTTTGGGTACCATGCTGGTGGCTGGGGCAAACCCCCAGTAGATGAGACCGGGAAACCCCTCTATGGGGATGTGTTTGGAACCAATGCTGCTGAATTCCAG ACCAAGACTGAGGAAGAAGAGATTGATCGGACCCCTTGGGGGGAGCTAGAGCCGTCTGATGAAGAGTCttcagaagaagaggaagaggaggaaagtgaTGAAGATAAGCCAGATGAGACTGGCTTCATTACCCCTGCAGACAG TGGCCTCATCACTCCTGGAGGGTTCTCGTCAGTGCCAGCTGGAATGGAGACCCCCGAACTCATTGAATTGAGGAAGAAGAAGATTGAGGAGGCGATGGACGG AAGTGAGACGCCTCAGCTGTTCACTGTGTTGCCAGAGAAGAGAACAGCCACTGTAGGGGGCGCCATGATGGGCTCAACCCACATCTATGACATGTCCACG GTTATGAGTCGGAAGGGCCCGGCCCCTGAGCTGCAGGGTGTGGAAGTGGCCCTGGCACCCGAAGAGTTGGAGCTGGATCCCATGGCCATGACCCAGAAGTATGAGGAGCACGTGCGGGAGCAGCAGGCACAAGTGGAGAAAGAAGACTTCAGTGACATGGTGGCCGAGCATGCTGCCAAGCAGAAG CAAAAGAAACGGAAAGCTCAGCCCCAGGACAGCCGTGGCGGCAGCAAGAAATATAAGGAGTTCAAATTTTAG
- the GAL3ST3 gene encoding galactose-3-O-sulfotransferase 3: MPPVLQRLQQATKMSRRKILLLVLGCSTLSLLIHQGAQLSWYPKLFPLSCPPLQDSPPRPKHMTVAFLKTHKTAGTTVQNILFRFAERHNLTVALPHPSCEHQFCYPRNFSAHFVHPATRPPHVLASHLRFDRAELQRLMPPGTVYVTILREPAAMFESLFSYYNQYCPAFRRVPNASLEAFLRAPEAYYRAGEHFAMFAHNTLAYDLGGDNERSPRDDAAYLAGLIRQVEEVFSLVMIAEYFDESLVLLRRLLAWDLDDVLYARLNARAASSRLAAIPAALARAARAWNALDAGLYDHFNATFWRRVASAGRACVEREARELREARERLLRRCFGDEPVLRPAAQIRTKQLQPWQPSRKVDIMGYDLPSGRAGPATEACLKLAMPEVQYSSYLLRKQKRRGGMRLRPEPVLDNPPPRPIRALRPGH; this comes from the exons ATGCCGCCCGTTCTCCAGcgcctgcagcaggccaccaagATGAGCCGTAGGAAAATCCTGCTGCTGGTGCTAGGATGCAGCACCTTAAGCCTCCTCATCCACCAGGGGgcgcagctcagctg GTACCCCAAGCTGTTCCCTCTGAGCTGCCCGCCTCTGCAGGACTCTCCGCCGCGCCCCAAGCACATGACCGTGGCCTTTCTGAAGACGCACAAGACTGCGGGCACGACGGTGCAGAACATCCTGTTCCGTTTCGCCGAGCGCCACAACCTGACGGTGGCCCTGCCTCACCCGAGCTGCGAGCACCAGTTCTGCTACCCGCGTAACTTCTCGGCGCACTTCGTGCACCCGGCCACGCGGCCGCCGCACGTGCTGGCCAGCCACCTGCGCTTCGACCGCGCGGAGCTGCAGCGCCTCATGCCGCCCGGCACCGTCTACGTCACCATCCTGCGCGAGCCGGCCGCCATGTTCGAGTCGCTCTTCAGCTACTACAACCAGTACTGCCCCGCCTTCCGGCGCGTGCCCAACGCGTCGCTCGAGGCCTTCCTGCGCGCGCCCGAGGCCTACTACCGCGCGGGCGAGCACTTCGCCATGTTCGCGCACAACACCTTGGCGTACGACCTGGGCGGCGACAACGAGCGCAGCCCCCGGGACGACGCCGCCTACCTGGCGGGCCTCATCCGCCAGGTGGAGGAGGTCTTCTCGCTCGTCATGATCGCCGAGTACTTCGACGAGTCGCTCGTGCTGCTGCGGCGCCTGCTGGCCTGGGACCTGGACGACGTGCTCTACGCCAGGCTCAACGCGCGCGCCGCCAGCTCGCGCCTCGCCGCCATCCCCGCGGCGCTCGCGCGGGCTGCGCGCGCCTGGAACGCGCTCGACGCCGGCCTCTACGACCACTTCAACGCCACCTTCTGGCGCCGCGTGGCGAGTGCCGGCCGCGCCTGCGTGGAGCGCGAGGCGCGCGAGCTGCGCGAGGCCCGGGAGCGCCTGCTGCGGCGTTGTTTTGGCGACGAGCCGGTGCTGCGACCCGCGGCCCAGATCCGCACCAAGCAGCTGCAGCCGTGGCAGCCCAGCCGCAAGGTGGACATCATGGGCTACGACCTGCCCAGCGGCCGCGCCGGTCCAGCCACCGAGGCCTGCCTCAAGCTGGCCATGCCCGAGGTGCAGTACTCAAGCTACCTGCTGCGCAAGCAGAAGCGCCGAGGCGGCATGCGCCTCCGGCCCGAACCAGTCCTAGACAACCCCCCTCCTCGGCCCATCCGGGCGCTGCGCCCAGGCCACTGA
- the SF3B2 gene encoding splicing factor 3B subunit 2 isoform X3, giving the protein MAAEHPEPPKGELQLPPPPPPGHYGAWAAQELQAKLAEIGAPIQAGSREELVERLQTYTRQTGIVLNRPVLRGEDGDKAAPPPMSAQLSGIPMPPPPMGLPPLQPPPPPPPPPPGLGLGFPMAVGPRPPNLGPPPPLRVGEPVALSEEERLKLAQQQAALLMQQEERAKQGDHSLKEHELLEQQKRAAVLLEQERQQEIAKMGTPVPRPPQDMGQIGVRTPLGPRVAAPVGPTPTVLPMGAPVPRPRGPPPPPGDENREMDDPSVGPKIPQALEKILQLKESRQEEMNSQQEEEEMETDTRSSLGHSASETEEDTMSVSKKEKNRKRRNRKKKKKPQRVRAASSESSGDRDKESGRSRGSESPAADVEIEYVTEEPEIYEPNFIFFKRIFEAFKLTDDVKKEKEKEPEKLDKMENSAVPKKKGFEEEHKDSDDDSSDDEQEKKPEAPKLSKKKLRRMNRFTVAELKQLVARPDVVEMHDVTAQDPKLLVHLKATRNSVPVPRHWCFKRKYLQGKRGIEKPPFELPDFIKRTGIQEMREALQEKEEQKTMKSKMREKVRPKMGKIDIDYQKLHDAFFKWQTKPKLTIHGDLYYEGKEFETRLKEKKPGDLSDELRISLGMPVGPNAHKVPPPWLIAMQRYGPPPSYPNLKIPGLNSPIPESCSFGYHAGGWGKPPVDETGKPLYGDVFGTNAAEFQTKTEEEEIDRTPWGELEPSDEESSEEEEEEESDEDKPDETGFITPADSGLITPGGFSSVPAGMETPELIELRKKKIEEAMDGSETPQLFTVLPEKRTATVGGAMMGSTHIYDMSTVMSRKGPAPELQGVEVALAPEELELDPMAMTQKYEEHVREQQAQVEKEDFSDMVAEHAAKQKQKKRKAQPQDSRGGSKKYKEFKF; this is encoded by the exons ATGGCGGCCGAGCATCCCGAGCCTCCTAAGGGAGAGTTGCagctgccgccgccgccaccacctGGGCACTATGGTGCCTGGGCTGCCCAGGAGCTTCAGGCCAAATTAGCAGAGATCGGAGCTCCCATCCAGG CAGGGAGTCGCGAGGAGCTCGTGGAGCGATTGCAGACTTACACTCGCCAA ACTGGCATCGTCCTGAATCGTCCCGTTCTGAGAGGTGAAGATGGGGACAAAGCTGCTCCTCCTCCTATGTCAGCACAG ctcTCGGGGATTCCCATGCCGCCCCCACCCATGGGTCTCCCTCCTCTACaaccccctccaccacccccaccacccccacctggACTTGGCCTTGGCTTTCCTATGGCAGTTGGACCCCGCCCACCAAACTTGGGGCCACCTCCTCCTCTCCGGGTGGGCGAGCCCGTGGCACTGTCTGAGGAAGAGCGGCTGAAGCTGGCGCAGCAACAGGCAGCATTGCTGATGCAGCAGGAGGAGCGTGCCAAGCAG gGGGACCATTCACTGAAGGAACATGAACTTTTGGAGCAGCAGAAGCGG GCAGCTGTGTTACTGGAGCAGGAACGACAGCAGGAGATTGCCAAGATGGGCACCCCCGTCCCTCGGCCCCCACAAGACATGGGCCAGATTGGTGTTCGCACTCCTCTGGGTCCTCGAG TGGCTGCTCCAGTGGGCCCCACTCCCACTGTTCTGCCCATGGGGGCCCCCGTTCCTCGGCCCCGTGgtcccccaccaccccctggaGATGAGAACAGAGAG ATGGATGACCCCTCTGTGGGCCCTAAGATCCCCCAggctttggaaaagatcctgcaGCTGAAGGAGAGCCGCCAGGAAGAGATGAACTCTCAGCAGG aggaagaggaaatggaaacagacACCCGGTCGTCCCTGGGCCACTCAGCATCAGAGACTGAGGAGGACACGATGTCTGTATCCAAGAAGGAG AAAAATCGGAAGCGTCGGAAccgaaagaagaagaaaaagcccCAGCGTGTGCGTGCGGCGTCCTCTGAGAGCTCTGGGGACCGAGATAAAGAGTCAGGCCGCTCTCGGGGCTCGGAATCCCCAGCAGCCGACGTGGAAATTGAGTATGTGACTGAAGAGCCTGAGATTTACGAGcccaacttcatcttcttcaagaGGATTTTTGAGGCTTTCAAG CTCACCGATGAcgtgaagaaggagaaagaaaaggagccaGAGAAACTTGACAAAATGGAGAACTCTGCGGTGCCCAAGAAGAAGGGCTTTGAGGAGGAGCACAAGGATAGCGATGATGACAGCAGCGACGACGAACAG GAAAAGAAGCCGGAAGCCCCCAAACTGTCCAAGAAGAAGCTGCGCCGAATGAACCGCTTCACCGTGGCTGAGCTCAAGCAG CTCGTGGCTCGGCCGGATGTCGTCGAGATGCACGATGTGACCGCGCAGGACCCCAAGCTCTTGGTTCACCTCAAGGCCACGCGGAATTCTGTGCCTGTGCCACGCCACTGGTGTTTCAAGCGCAAGTACCTACAGGGCAAACGAGGCATTGAGAAGCCCCCCTTTGAGCTGCCCGACTTCATCAAACGCACAGGCATCCAGGAGATGCGGGAGGCCCtgcaggagaag GAAGAACAGAAAACCATGAAGTCAAAAATGCGAGAGAAGGTCCGGCCCAAGATGGGGAAAATCGACATTGACTACCAGAAACTGCATGACGCCTTCTTCAAGTGGCAGACCAAGCCAAAGCTGACCATCCATGGGGACCTGTACTATGAG GGGAAGGAGTTTGAGACACGGCTGAAGGAGAAGAAGCCAGGAGATCTGTCTGATGAGCTGAGGATTTCCTTGGGGATGCCAGTAGGACCA AATGCCCACAAGGTCCCTCCCCCGTGGCTGATTGCCATGCAGCGATATGGACCACCCCCGTCATACCCCAACCTGAAGATCCCTGGGCTGAACTCGCCTATCCCCGAG AGCTGTTCCTTTGGGTACCATGCTGGTGGCTGGGGCAAACCCCCAGTAGATGAGACCGGGAAACCCCTCTATGGGGATGTGTTTGGAACCAATGCTGCTGAATTCCAG ACCAAGACTGAGGAAGAAGAGATTGATCGGACCCCTTGGGGGGAGCTAGAGCCGTCTGATGAAGAGTCttcagaagaagaggaagaggaggaaagtgaTGAAGATAAGCCAGATGAGACTGGCTTCATTACCCCTGCAGACAG TGGCCTCATCACTCCTGGAGGGTTCTCGTCAGTGCCAGCTGGAATGGAGACCCCCGAACTCATTGAATTGAGGAAGAAGAAGATTGAGGAGGCGATGGACGG AAGTGAGACGCCTCAGCTGTTCACTGTGTTGCCAGAGAAGAGAACAGCCACTGTAGGGGGCGCCATGATGGGCTCAACCCACATCTATGACATGTCCACG GTTATGAGTCGGAAGGGCCCGGCCCCTGAGCTGCAGGGTGTGGAAGTGGCCCTGGCACCCGAAGAGTTGGAGCTGGATCCCATGGCCATGACCCAGAAGTATGAGGAGCACGTGCGGGAGCAGCAGGCACAAGTGGAGAAAGAAGACTTCAGTGACATGGTGGCCGAGCATGCTGCCAAGCAGAAG CAAAAGAAACGGAAAGCTCAGCCCCAGGACAGCCGTGGCGGCAGCAAGAAATATAAGGAGTTCAAATTTTAG